Below is a window of Pelagicoccus albus DNA.
TTGTAAGTTGAATCAGCTTCCACGTAGGTCTGCGGCCACTGCTTCTTCTGATCGTTATGGGTGAACTGCACGAAGAGATAGTCTCCTTCTTTCATTGCTTCCAAAACCTTAGCGAGGCGGAGACCCGTGATGAAGGACTTCATGGTCTCGCCAGACTCGGCGTGATTGGATACAGCGATTTCGTCTCTTAAAAAGCGGGGCAGCATTTGGCCCCAGCTAGCAGCTGGCTCATAAGGTTGATCGGTCACGGTAGAATCGCCGATGAGGTAAACCGTGGGCACATCGACCTTTTCGATCTTTAGCGAGCGTACTTTCGGATTAGTGCCGTTGAATTCTATCGTCAGCTTATCATCCCAATGAAGCTTTCCGATCTCACGATCGTTGAGCACCACTTCAGTGCCACCGGGGGCGAACTTCTCCGGCGGGATCAAGTTAGAGTCACGCGTATTGGCGATTACGCTACGAGTAACAAACTCCCCTGCCTTGGTTTCTACCTTTTCGAGAAGCAGTCGGCGGGATTCAACCTTAACTGTATTTTCCGACGCTTCTTCGTCGTCACCAAATTCCATAGTTAGGCGGTAATTCCCATCCATAGCCGAAACTGAGAAATAGAAAACGCCCTCATCTGAGTCCGGCTCGATACCAAGATCAAAGCCATAGCCGCTCTCGGCGTCGTAAACATCATCGGGTGAAACTTGAATTGCTCCTTCCACCGCCTCTTCTCCAAAAGAGAAAGTCACTGGCTTACCGTATCCAATATTCACTGTCATAAATTCTTCCAAGGGGTTAGATTCCAATGCTCTGAGTCCTTCCGCCACACACTCGGCATTTAGGATAGCGCCCTCCAGGCTAGTGTGCGTATGAGCGTCTCCAAAAAGCGGATCGACGGCCTTCTTGCCAAGGGCATCGTACTTGTCGGCTACGATGGAGTTGAGATCGATAAAACCAACGCCCTCTTCTTCCGCCACTTGCTTGGCCCAGCCGGCATAGCTATCGGGGCTCCGGCGAATCTTGCCGTCTTCGGTCCATTTCTTGCGAGGCACGAGCGAGCAAACCAACGGAGTGACACCGGCTTCTTTAGCGGTCTCAATGTATTGACGCAAATACCAGCCGTATGTGTGCACGACCTCGTGCTTGCCGGTCAGCATGTTATCGATTTCTTCCGTCTCTTCACCGACCCCTTTAATCGTGCCGCGAGCACGCTTAGCGTCGTTAAGAGCGATATCATCGTTATGTCCGAACTGCATGATTAGGAAATCGCCGGGCTTCATCATTGTCTTGACGCGAGCCCAGTAAGGACCGGTGAAAAAAGTACGGCTGCTCAAACCTCCTACCGCTCGGTTTACAACATTGATCTCGGTGTCGTCGAAGTGACGGTCCAAGAACGCTCCCCAACCCCATTGGCCGTTGGATCCATCGCCACGTCCATTGCGGACCGTGGAATCGCCAATCAAGAATACAGTCGGCTTTTCGCCATCGGCAGTGATTGGCAGAGTCAGCCAAGAGAGAGGATCAGCTTCGACTTCTTCACCCTTGGCCGAAAGCCAACCATCGACAGGGCTGGGACGCAGTCCTTTGAGACCAGCGACCACCGTTTCAGCGTTGATCATAGCCCCTTCAGGCCCGGTGTGCACGTAGTCCTTGGGGAAATACTTGTCGAGCGCCTCCTTGGTCCCGAGCGGCTCGTAGAAGTCGACCACCGGGTTGGTTATATCGATAAACGGCACGTCGAGCTCCTTTGCGAGACGGTAGGTCCAGTAGCCATACTGGCCAGAGCCACGCTCCAGACGTCCGTCCTTCCAGAGGTTGCGTGAAGTCAAAGAGAGAAAAACAGGCGTCGCTCCTTTTGATCGCACGTCTGCCACCATCTTCCGCATGTAGTGGCCGTAAGTATACACGACCTCATGTTTGCCCGTTACCGCGTTGTCGATTTCGACACTCTCGTCACCGAGCCCGGGAATGCTGCCGCGAGCGCGGAGCGGGCGTGTAGATCCTTCGGGTTCGCGGTTAACTGCGCCGCTGTCGTTGTGCCCGAACTGGATAATCACTACGTCGCCCGGATCGACTTCGAGCAGCAGACGGCCCCAGTGCCCTTCGGTGATAAAGGTACGACTGCTGCGGCCACCACGGGCTTTGTTTTCAACAACCACCTTGGTTTCATCGAAAAACTCAGCGAATGGCGTGGCCCAACCCATGCGGTCAGTGCCGTCGCCGGGAGCTGCCGTCGAGTCTCCAGCCACGAAGATATGCGGCAAGCGAGGCTCGGAGTCATCCTCTTGGGTAAAGGCGATGTAATGGAATAGCGAAACGAGCAAGAGACTCGCAACGCGTAGGGAGAGCGTAAGCGTCTTTCGGGACATAGGCCCGCCATTAAGCCCGAATCTTCTGCTCCTGTCCACGCGACAAAATCCCGACAGTCAGAAACCTACAGACAAGCCGGCCACGAAAGCGGCCACTTATCCCAACTATAGACTACGATCGTAGGAAAAACTCGGACTGTCCGCGTTCAGGCGAACACAGACCCTTTGACCTGACCCAAGAAACGAGCAGCCTCTGCTGCCGTGAATGTGAAGATACCCTTTTTATCCCTTCTAGTCGCGGGTGCTGCCTTACTCTCAACTCAGGCCCTATCCGCATCCCCTATCGGGACCCGACTCCCTTCCGAAAAGAAGGTCATCTCGGACCCAGTCACCGGCGTCGAACTCGCCTTCCTAACCAGCAAGCAAGCGGGAGATTCCAAGATCTACCAAACCCATCCACAATGGACAGCGGATGGAAAATGGCTGATCTTCCGCTCTGATCGTATTGCTGGCGAAGCCCTCGCCGTGAACGAGGAAACAGGCGACATAGTACAAGTAACCGAAGGCGGCTACTTCGGCATGCTGACCATCGCCCAAAAGGCTATGAAGCTCTACGTCATGCGAGATCCGGCCTCACCGGCTGACGCCCAGCCTCGCTACGGCAGTAACGACGCCGACAAGGCGATCGTGGAAATCGACCTTGAGTCCCTCTTCGCCGATAGTGCAGCTGGGACTCTAAAAGACCAATCCGCCTACCAACGCACCGTGGGCATGGTCGACGCTTCCATGGGAGCCGGAGGAGACATGACCATCGATGCCAATGACGACTTGATCTACTTCCGCATTGGACGCGAGGAAGCGGCCAAATACATTCCCGAGGGGACTGAAATCTTCGAAAACTACGGCCCTCGCAACATGGGTGCGGGTCCAACCGGAATCGCCAGCATGGATATCGAAACCGGCGAAATCGAAATCGTCGCCGCCCTACCTTTCCAATTGGGACATATCCAAAGCAACCCTTGGAAATCACGCGAAATCGTAGCTTGCTGGGAAACCGGTGGCAAATCTCCGCAGCGTACTTGGGTGGTAACCGTGGGCGAAGAGCCACGCATTCTTTACCCTGAGGCCGACTACGAGTGGGTCACCCACGAAGCCATCATCACCAAGGACGAGGTCGCGATCGCTATCATGGGCCACCGAGCTCCCGGAACCGTCGACGATTGGGGCCCCTCCGCCACTCGCGAGAAGCCAACCGGACTGGGCATCGTAAACCTTCGCACCGGAGAAATGCGCATCGCTGGCCAAACCCGCAGCGGCAGCGGCCTCTGGCACGTATCCGGTTCACCTGACGGACGCTGGGCAGTTGGGGACGACTTTAGCAGGAGCCTTTACCTGATCGATCGCACCACGGACGAAATGATGCTACTCACCACCGGGCACAAGCCAACAGCTCGTGACCACGTGCATCCGACTTTCAGCCGCGACGGCACCAAGATCCAGATCCAGTCCGCCATGCTATCGGAAGACGATCGCTCCATGAATATCTGCGTAGTCTATCTCCCAGATTCGCTTCTGAACAAGGACTACAGCGGAGTCTTGAGAAAAGACTAGCATCACATTTTCTCCCTCCCATGGCTCGGCCGGAAGGTCGGGCCTTTTTTGTTAGCTGATGCCAACCGCTTCCGCGATGGCATCCCGCAGGGCGATTGCTCGCTTGCCGATCGTGTGCTCTGCCTCCGTGAACACCTTGCCGGCAGCCGCCCGCCGCAAAAGATCCGCCTCATCGGCTAAACCTGCCTTGGCCTTTTCTACCAACTCGGAAGAGCTCCGATAACTGAGAGCAACCTCATCGAACCCCGGAAGCGAATCGAAATAGTTGCTGCCGGTAGTGAGCGGCACTGCTCCATTTAGCATGGAAGAGAAGACGCGGTCGTGACTCCCGCTGGCAAAGAAATCCGACACGTTCAGGGCGAGCTTGCTTCGCTGCAGAAGATTCAAGCTCTCGTCGAAATCCACCGGCCCGTGTAGCCGATGTGTCGTGAATCCAGCGAACTCCCAGCCGTTGCCAAAAAGATCTACCGCTACGCCCGCGTCATCCAAGGCTCTCAAATCGGCCAAGCGACGCTCCGCCCTCAGGTAACGATCCACTTCAACCATGGAGCTTAGAAAGAGCTCGCGGCTGGGCTTTAAGCCCAAGGTTTCAAAACACTTCGTTACGACATCCAGCAACGGCAAGCCGTAGCTACTGAGCCCAATTTCCGCTGCCGCCTCAAGCAGTTGGCGCTCTTCCTCGCTTTTGCTGGCCCACGATTCGCGTTGGGTCTTTGGATCAACCCCTGACCCGCTAAATACAATATCCAGATCACGCTCCGCCGGAGTTGGGCTTCGAGCCAGACACCCGCCATGCGGCAAGAAGACCGTACTGGGTGGCGATGGAAACGCCGCCTGGAAAAAGGCGAGGTGGTCGTCGTCGACAACGCCGACCACCTTGAACTTCTCGGCACCTCGCTCCAGCCGCTCCATGTGCCAAACGGGATGATCCATTAGCCAAGATACATGAGGAAAGGCACCGATATCGTATATCGATTTCCCATCGATCGCGAACTCGCCCACCCCATTAATTCCCAACGCGAAAAGCGGCTTCTCACCACTTAAGGCCTTGATCACTTCTTGATCGCTTTGAGGATTCGAATCCCCCAGAGACACAATATCGACCTTGTGCCCAAGCTCTCGATACGCTTCGGCAATATCGTCGATGAACCGGTGCATGACACCGTATTGGGAATCGCCTTTGTAGAGGATGATCTTGTGATCCGTGAGAGCCATTTCAAAACGCTAGGCCAAGGATGGACTTCCGCAAGTGGGAACGGAAATAGAATTAATCGACTAAACGGAACCCAAATTGTATATTGATTCCGGATACGTACCCGCCCCACCCGATCATAGTCAGCCTCAAACCACATTCTTCTGCAAGCGGTCAAGCGGAACAAATCCACCCTTTCCTTTACCCAAATTTCTCTCAAGCATCCAATTCATGCCGACAGAAAAAGAGAAGATGCTAGCCGGGGAACTTTATCGGGCCATGGACCCGGAATTGAGCAAGGACCGACTTACCGCCCGCAAAGCAATCCACAGCTACAATGCAACCGAGCCTGAGCAATTCGCCGAGCGGGCCGCCCTTCTCAAATCGTTACTCGGCTCCTGCCACAAGACGTCCTTCATCGAACCTCCCTTCCGCTGCGACTACGGCTACAACATCCACCTCGGCAAAGCCTTCTACGCTAACTTCGGCTGCGTCATGCTGGACGTGAACCGCATCGAGATAGGCGACTACGTAAAGTTCGGACCCAACGTGCAGATCTACACCGCCACCCACCCCATCGATCCCGAAGAACGCGCTCGCTTCGACGAGTTCGCGAAACCTATTAAAATCGGAAGCAAAGTCTGGATCGGAGGTGGATCGATTGTTTTGCCGGGCGTGGAAATCGGAGAAGGAACCACCATCGGCGCCGGTAGCGTGGTAACTCGCTCCATACCGTCACGCGTCGTCGCTGCAGGGAATCCCTGCCGCGTGATCAGGGAAATCTGACCCATTTTTGCAGGCAGGAGTAGTCCAACACGCCTATTGACGTATCTACTAGAAATGATACGTACTGCTAATACCCTATCGGGTCTACGCTGTGCCAAGATCGATCACCAACTCACCATCCGACCTGTCCTCAGGTCAAAGGCCTCTGAAAACAGATTTTCAGATAAGTGAATCGACCTTTCCAAATTCGGATAACCAGTGGATAGTCCGCCCCGGTGAAGCCCACCTTTGGAGTGCGGATCTTGACGTTCCCATTGAACCAAAACTGTCCGCAACCGAAGAACAAAAGGCCCGTCGTTTCCGGACCCCACAGTTGCAGTCCCGCTACCGAGCCGCTCGCACTATCACGCGTCTGATCCTGTCTCGCTACCTTGGCATTCTCCCCGAGCAGTTGGAATTTGCCTTCTCGCCTCTCGGAAAACCGGAGCTAGCCTCCCTCGCACCTGCAGAAAACAGCCGAATCCATTTCAACCTGTCCCACTCAGGATCCAGCTATCTGCTCGGCGTTCGTTTAGACAGCCCCATCGGGGTGGACATCGAGGATCGCCGCAGCATAAACGGGCGAGACGAATTGGTCGAAAGGTTTTTCCACCCCACCGAGTTACAGGAGTTCCAGAGCTTGCCCGAAGAGCTGAAAGACGAAGCGTTTCTGTTAGCGTGGACTCGCAAGGAAGCGGTCTTGAAAGCGACTGGCGAAGGCTTGAGCGCTCACCTAGATTCGTTACAAGTTACTCTCGATCCCGACAAAGATTGCCAACTTCGCTCTATAGATCCGAAATGGGGTGACGTTAATGAATGGCACCTCTCCTCGCCTCCAATCACTCCCGAATCTATCTGTGCCATAGCGAGCCACCAACCAATAAAAACGGTAAAAGCCCGCTATTTTTTTGAGTCCACTTAGACGTTTTCGAACGTAAACTAGTCGTACCGGCCTTCAGCCCCCTGATTGCTGTTCCCCTTAATCCACCTAATACATGATCCAACGCTACTTTGCCCTAGCGTGCCTTGCCGCATGCACCTGCCTACCCGCCAAGCTATTTGCTCACGCGACTGGCGAAACCTACCTCTTCCTTGAATTTCTGGAGAGCTCGATAAGAGGAAGGGTTGAAATCAAGCTCGACGACCTGAACGAAAAGCTCGGAGTCGACGCCATGCAGAACGGAAAGGCGAGCGAGAAAATCATCGTCGATACCGCTCCGCAAATCACCGACTATATAAAGGAAAACCTCTCCATAGCTCCGCGAGGTGGCGAGCCCTACCCTCTTAATTTTCACACCACCAAACTGTTCGATGCGGAAGGCGGTTGGGCTCAATACGAGTTTAATATCCCCGCCGATCCAGTCCCTCCCTACTTGGACCTGAAGCTAACGATGCTCTACGATGGCGACACCATGCATCGCGATATCGTTGTAACGGAAAAGGGCGTTTGGCCTAGCGAGGACTACGAGATGAACATCTCGATGGTTTTCAGCCGCAACAACAGCGAGCAAATCCTAGACGTATTCAATCCTCCTTCTGTGCAACGGGCTCGGGACATGATCTGGCAAGGGATCCTGCACATCTGGATCGGGATCGATCACATCCTGTTTTTAGTGGCGCTCGCCCTGCCGATCGTCTTGGTCAAAAAGGAAAACAAGTGGCAGCCCGCCCAAGGTTTGAAAAAGACCTTAGTATCTCTTCTCAAAATAGTGACCGTATTCACGGTAGCGCACAGTATCACCTTGGCACTCGCCAGTCTCGGTTTCGTACAGCTCCCCTCGCGCTTGGTCGAATCAATCATCGCCCTCTCCATCGTGCTGGTGGCAGTTAATAATCTACTGGGTCGCGCCGCAAAGGTGTCGCTCACTATTACCTTCCTGCTCGGCCTCTTCCACGGGCTCGGCTTCGCGAGCGTAATGGCGGACCTACCTTTCCGCGTGTCCGAGCTAACGCCATTTCTAAAAATCATCATCGCCTTCAATGTAGGTGTAGAAATCGGGCAGCTCGCCATACTCCTGGTTCTCTTTCCGGTCATTTACGTCCTGCGGACCAGCAGCGTCTACCTTCCAGTAGCGCTCAAGGGAGGATCCTGCGCCCTCATTCTGATAGCGGGCTACTGGTTTATCGAACGAGCCTTCGCTCTCTAATCGCCAATCCAGCATGACTAGCGAAGATATTCTCGTCCGTATCCACAAGATACTGACTATTGACTTGGATTTAGCGGAGGGCGAGGAAATCGCCCCCGATACCAACTTAATAGCGGAAGGGTTCTTGGACTCCATAAACGCCATGCGGCTAGTGAGTAAAATCGAGTCGGAATTCGATACCAAGATTCCACCGCGCGATCTAGTCCCCGCTAACTTCCTTTCGGAGCAGGCCATGGCGGACTACCTCGCCCGCACTCTTACCCCATCATGAGAACCACCCGAATCCTATCCTGCGAAGATATCGGCGAAATTGTTGGTAGCGTCGGCATCGATGCTTTGCTTGATCGACTCATAGCTCGTTTGGAAACTGCCTTCAAGGAACTCGACTCGCAAAACGCGGTGATCCCACCTCGAACCGGTATACACTACCAGAATCCGGATTTGGGGTTACTGGAATGGATGCCTGCCTCCATAGGAAAAGGTTTGGCCTCCCTAAAAGTCGTAGGCTACCACCCGACCAACCCGGGCAAACGCAACCTACCAACGATCTTATCCAGTATCGGCCTTTTCGATACAACGACTGGTCACCTAAAATGCCTCGTCGACGGAACCTTCGCAACAGCTCTTCGGACCGGAGCCATGACTGCGATTGCGAGCAAATACATGGTTGAACCAAAAAACGGGATCGTGCTCGGAATCGTTGGCTCGGGAGCCCAAGCGGTTACCCAAATCCATGCCCTTTCTAGAGTCTTCGACATCGATCGCGTTCTCGCATGCGACATCGATCGATCGGCCGCCGATTCGCTTCAAGAGCGAATCCAGTTCACCGGTCTCAAAGTCGAAGTGGTTGAGTTGGAAGGATTGAAGCCGCTCCTTGAGAGCAGCGACATTCTCTGTACCTGTACTTCCGCCGATCCAGGATCAGGCCCGCTTTTCAACGATTTTTCGAATCGACCGAACCTGCACATTAACGCCGTCGGTTCGGATTTTCCGAACAAGATAGAACTCCCCATCTCACTCCTGAAACGCAGTTTCGTCTGCCCCGACTTCAAGCTTCAGGCTCAAGCCGAGGGAGAATGTCAGCAGCTACTTGAGCAAGAAATTGATACCGAGCTGAGCGCTTTGCTCAATTCAGCCGATCTTCAAAACAAAGCCAAAGACCGATTAAGCGTATTCGATTCGACAGGACACGCCTACGCGGACTACGTGACAGCGTCCCTTTTTGAACAACTAGCCCAAGAGCTAGGGCTAGGACAGGAGCTTCAATTGGAAAGCATCCCCCAAGACCCTCGCGACCCCTACTCCTTTTTAGGGAAAGCCCTTTCCGCGGAGCGCACTCTTCATGAACTTCGAAATTAGCCCCCAACAAAAGGAGGTCCGCGAAGAAGCCATCGAAATCGGTTCGCGGCTTTTCGCTGATCTCCCTCCAAGATCGGACTCCGCTTCACACTTCGACGAAAGCGGCTGGAAGAAATTGTGCGACAGCGGTTTCGCTCACGGATTCATTCCCAAAGATCACGGCGGACGGGGCTGGGATACTCAGACGAAAGCCATCGCCCTTGAGGCCTTCGGCTTCGCTTGCGAGGATAATGGATTGGCACTGGGGTTCTCTGCTTTGGTCTGCACGATCTTGCCGCCTCTCATTACCTTTGGTAGCCAAGAGCAGATTTCAAAGTATCTGCCGCGGCTTTTGTCGGGAGAAACAATTGCCGCAGACTGCATTACAGAACCGCATGCGGGCTCAGACGCGATGGCCATGGAGAGCTTCGCTCAACGGAACGAATCGGGCTATCTGCTGAATGGAGAAAAAGCCTACATCGGCTTCGCCCCTGTCGCCGATCTCCTACTGGTCTACGCCAAGACTGATCCAAACGCAGGACCTTGGGGTTTGTCCGCCTTCCTCGTGGACTGCCCAAATCCAGGTATTCACAAATCGGATAACATCGAAAAGCTCGGCCTACGAACTCTGCCGATGGGAGATTTGACCTTTACCGACTGCCAGATTTCCGAATCGGCTCGCCTCGGCGAAGAAGGCACGGGGCTCAGCTTGTTCAACGAATCGATGGAATGGGAGCGTGCCCTTATCCTCGCCTCTCAGGTGGGAGTACTTGCCCGTCAATTGGAAGATACAGTGGAGTTCTCCAAAAAACGGAAACAGTTCAAGAAGCCGATATCCCAATTTCAAAGCGTATCCAACCGAATCGCGGACATGCGTCTGAGACTGGAAAACTGCAAGCTGCACTTGTACCGATCTGCCTGGCTGATCGATCAAGGAAAGTCCATCGCTGCTGAGGCAGCTATGACCAAACTTACAATCTCCGAAGCCTTTCTAGCTTCTAGCACGGATGCGATGCGTATCCACGGGGCTGTTGGATATTTAAGCGGATCGGCTACCGAGAGAAATCTGCGAGATTCAGTCGGCGGGGTTCTTTACGCAGGTACTTCGGATATACAGCGCAACCTTATCGCCCGCCTCACCGGGATCTAGGATCTACATGCTGCAAACCTGCTTACATCAGTCGATCGAGCGCAATGCTCTAGAGCGTCCCGACAGCATCGCTTTCCGCTGCCGCGGAGATTTGCTTACCTACGCCCAGCTCTACACCGCTGCCTGCCAACTAGCCAATACCTTGCTAGAGCAAGGACTTTCGCCATTGGATCGTGTCGGCATCCACATGAATAAATCCCTCGAATTGCCGGTAGCTATTTACGGGATCTTGCTAGCTGGGGGCGTTTACGTGCCCATCGATGCCTCAGCCCCCCTTAACCGGATCGAATTCATAATTCAGGACTGCGGAATCCATTTCTTGGTTACCAACAAGGAAAAGCGGAGAACAATCGCATCGCTCGAGCAGAATCAAAAGCTCCCGTTAAGAACGGTAATCGGTATCCAACGCGACGATACCATCCATCGGACCTATGTAGACTGGTGCTCCATTTACGACTCCGTTTCGGCGCCACCGGAGAATAAGGCAAAGGAGGATGACCTTGCCTACATCATGTATACTTCTGGGTCGACTGGCCTGCCCAAAGGTTTGATGCATACCCATCGCAGCGGTCTGGCCTACGCTCGGCACTCAGCGGACTTATACCAAGTGGTTCCCGAAGATATTCTGGGGAATCATGCTCCGATCCATTTCGACATTTCGACATTCGAGCTTCTAACCGGTCCTTTCGTCGGAGCGACGACAGTTTTAATTCCCGAGGAGGAATTGATGTTTCCTGCCAGCCTGGCCCGTCTCATCGAACGCGAGCGGCTCACCTTTTGGTACTCGGTTCCGTTGGCTCTGACCCAGCTCGTACTTCGTGGAGAATGGGAAGGCCTCGACCTGAGTTCGCTCCGCTGGGTACTCTTCGGCGGAGAACCCTTCCCTCCTAAATACCTCAGTATGCTGATGGATCGCCTGCCTGGAGCAAGGTTCTGTAATGTGTACGGGCCGGCAGAAGTGAACCAATGCAGCTACTACCATGTCCCCGACAAGGAGAGTCTCTCCGATGAGCCAGTACCCATCGGCCATATTTGGGACGCCGCCCACCACTTGCTGCTGGATGACGAAAATCATCTGATCGAAAAGGAAGGTACCGGCGAGCTGCTGATAAGCGCCTCGACAATGATGCAAGGGTACTGGGGACGATCAGACCTTAACGAGAAAGCATTTTTTCACGAAGAACCCGTATCCGGTTTCAAGCGACGCTACTATCGAACCGGCGACCTCATGCAGAGGGACCAGAACGGGATACTCCATTTTCTAGGCAGAAAGGACCGGCAGATTAAGCTGCGAGGCTACCGTATCGAACTCGACGAAATCGAAGCTGCCTTTACGCAGCAACTGCAGGTCGAAGAAGCGGCAGCGATCGTCGTAGAAGATCCGCAGGGCGAAAAAACAATCGTAGCTTACTACAAGCCATCGATTGGATCGAGCATCGACTCAAAGGAGCTTCTTAGTACTGCTAGAAAAAACCTACCAAGCTATGCTGTTCCCTCGCGTATTCTTAGCTTAGATACGTTTCCTCGTACAGGATCCGGAAAAATTGACCGAATTAAACTCGCCGAACTAGACAATGAACGAACCGTCTCCTAACGGCAACAAGCCACTTAGTTCAATAAAGGCCGGTTCCGGACTGACCCATTCCCAGATTCAGATCTGGAC
It encodes the following:
- a CDS encoding amino acid adenylation domain-containing protein; protein product: MLQTCLHQSIERNALERPDSIAFRCRGDLLTYAQLYTAACQLANTLLEQGLSPLDRVGIHMNKSLELPVAIYGILLAGGVYVPIDASAPLNRIEFIIQDCGIHFLVTNKEKRRTIASLEQNQKLPLRTVIGIQRDDTIHRTYVDWCSIYDSVSAPPENKAKEDDLAYIMYTSGSTGLPKGLMHTHRSGLAYARHSADLYQVVPEDILGNHAPIHFDISTFELLTGPFVGATTVLIPEEELMFPASLARLIERERLTFWYSVPLALTQLVLRGEWEGLDLSSLRWVLFGGEPFPPKYLSMLMDRLPGARFCNVYGPAEVNQCSYYHVPDKESLSDEPVPIGHIWDAAHHLLLDDENHLIEKEGTGELLISASTMMQGYWGRSDLNEKAFFHEEPVSGFKRRYYRTGDLMQRDQNGILHFLGRKDRQIKLRGYRIELDEIEAAFTQQLQVEEAAAIVVEDPQGEKTIVAYYKPSIGSSIDSKELLSTARKNLPSYAVPSRILSLDTFPRTGSGKIDRIKLAELDNERTVS